AATACTCTTCTGCATCCTGAATGGATTTTTAATTGGAATCGCAAACCTGATTCCGGGAGTTTCCGGCGGAACATTCGCACTTATACTCGGACTTTACGACAGACTCATCGGTGCGATCACATCCCTAAATCTAACTACGATTAAAGTAAGCATCGGTTTATTGACCGAATTTTTCAACAAGGAAAGCAGAGCAAAATTTGCGGAAGAAATGAAACGAATCGACTTCTGGTTTCTAACTTTTCTCGGGTTCGGGCTCCTTCTGTCCGTGGTCTCGGGAGCAAAGCTGATTCAGTTCTTACTTCAAAATCATCCTGCACCCACCTTAGCATTGTTTATCGGCCTCATCATTCCTTCTCTTTCCGTTCCTTATAAATTGATGGAAAAACACAGTATCGGTATTTGGCTTTGGCTTGTTCCGGGGATCGCACTCACGGTTGTCCCAAGTTTTTTTATGGGTGAGACTGCAGGTTCCGAAAATCCTATCATTGCATTTATTACCGGAGCTATTGCCATTTCAGCAATGATTCTTCCCGGAATTTCAGGATCTTATATCATGTTGGTCCTCGGAGAATACCAAATCGTAATCGGAAAACTTTCCAATATACTTGCAGTGGACTCGATCGTTTTTCTATCCGCTTTCGCACTCGGGTGCCTACTCGGATTATTATTATTCACTCATTTTGTGAAATGGTTATTCAAAAAATACAAATCACATACGATGACTTTTCTTTTGGGCCTCATCCTAGGTTCCTTTTTTATCCTTTGGCCTTTCAAAGATTACTCGGTAGGACAAACCATCGTAGGCAGATCGGGAGAAGTAAAACGGGACATCCAAATTGCAACCGCAGAAAACATACTACCTTCTTCTTTCGAAGAGATCATCATTCCGCTTGTCGCTCTTATCATCGGTGTGGCACTTGGGTTCGGATTGAACCAATTGGAAAAATTGAAAGAAGAAAAGAATTAAAACTTTTTGTAATTCGATAAAAGCGGAAGCTTTATGATCGGAAGAAAAGCCAAGCCTACGAAAGTAGACTTGGCTTTTTTATTGGAACTAAACGAAAAAGATAAAAGTAATCAATATGAACAAAGGAATCAAAATTCCGAAAGAATAAAGCACATAACCACCGAAAGACGGCATCTTCACTTTATTTTCTTCAGCTACCGACTTCACCATGAAATTCGGCGCGTTACCTATATAAGTATTCGCACCCATAAACACGGCACCTACCGATATCGCTTTCAAAATTTCTTCGGCAGCAGGATTTCCAATGAACTGTCCCAGAGTCAGCGGAGTAGCACCTGTAGGAGTGAGTAGTCCCGAAGCCAAGGAACCGAAAGTCAAATAGGTGGGAGCATTGTCCAGAACGGAAGAGAAAGCTCCTGTCGCCCAGAAAAATTGCCATCTTTCCGTGATCCCGAGTGATTTACCGTTTGCTTCCAGTAAAATCAAAGCAGGAATCATTGTGATAAAAATTCCAACGAATAGATAAGCTACTTCTTGAATAGGACCGAGAGTGAAGTTGTTTGCCTTTCTGAATTCCGGTTTGGATGTGAATTTGGAAATAGCGATTAACCCGAGTAATACTGCTTCACGAATGAATCCGAGATAAGGATTTTCAGCGATGGCAGGAATATAATTGCTATTGAGAAATGCTACCGATAGTACAACACCGAGTAACCAAACAAAGTTTACTTGACCGTCGAGATCGAAAGGAACCGCATTCTTATCGTCTTTTTTAAGATCCGCTTTCGATTCTTTTTTGTAAGCGATCGTATCCCAAATAAAATACACAACAAGTAAAATCACTACCGCAAAAACCATCTCAGGCAACAATCCGAAAGTCCAAGTGAAAGGAACTCCTTTCAAATAACCTAGGAAAAGAGGAGGATCTCCCAGTGGAGTGAGGGAACCGCCTATATTGGAAACAAGGAAGATGAAAAACACAACCGTATGAACTACATGTTTTCTTTCACTGTTTGTTTTCAAAAGAGGACGAATGAGAAGCATGGAAGCTCCTGTTGTTCCGATAAAGGAAGCAAGGCAAGCTCCGATAAACAAAAAGATAGAGTTGTTGAGAGGAGATGCATGGATATCCCCTTTGATTACGATTCCCCCGGAGATATAAAACAAGGAGGCTAGCAGAATGATAAACGGAACGTAGTCGAATATAAGAGTATGGTAGATGGCATGACCTTGACCGAAACTCAAAAGAACAATCACGGAAATAGCACCGAGAACACCGGCAACGATCAACTTATTGTTGTTATTCTCCCACCAATGCTCTGTTTTGTGAGAAGCAACGGGTAAAATCGCAATCGCCAATAGGATCGCAATAAACGGAATTACCGACCAATACGGCAATTCACTATGCGCTTCTGCCGCATGGGAGGAATGGCCCGTATCTTCCTGAACAGTCGGTTGCGCAGGTGTTGGAGCAGTATCATCTGCCGATAAAGAGACAGAGAAGAGCCCAATGCAGGCAAGAAATACAAATAATGTGAGAAGCTTTCGAAACATGCTCACCATCCTTTTTTTTGGACAGCTTACTCAGAATCGAAAGGTTCTGGAACTAAAAAAACCGAGATTCTCCTATTTTTAGAGGAACAAGTCTTTCCACGGCCAATTTCAGATCTTCAAACGCCTTTCTGGCAAGAGGAACCGGAGAATCCAACTTTTCATCACTCAAAACGAAGGTCATATAATGCATGGGAACCATAAATTTTGCGCGTAAGTCCGCAAAAGCCCGGACGGACTGTTCCGGATCGACATGAACCGATGACATAAACCATCTGGGTTCAAATGCACCTATGGGCAGAATGGCTACATCAAATCCGTCGAACTTTTTCCCTATCTCTTTAAAGTGAGTATAATAGCCGGTATCTCCTCCGAAATATACTTTTTGGCTTTTGCCTAGTATCGCATAACTTCCCCAAAGAGTTTCGTATCTATCGGTAAGTCCCCTTCCGCTAAAGTGTTGAGTCGGGGTAAAAACAAATTTAACCCCCTTCCTTTCTACGGAATCCCACCAATCCATTTCTTCCACATCCGAAAGGCCTATGCCTTTTAAAAGTGGTTTATTGCCAAGGCCAGCTAGAAACTTAGGATGGTGTTTTTCTTCCAAAAGTTTCAAACTGGAAAGATCGGTATGATCATAATGGTTGTGCGACAGTATAACAACGTCAATGCGGGGTAGATCTTCCAATCTCAAACCGGGAGGTGTGTAACGTTTCGGGCCGGCAAAACTAACGGGCGAACAACGGTCACTCCAAATAGGATCAGTGAGAATATTGACACCGTCTATTTGAACAAGAGTTGTCGCATGCCCGATCCAAGTTACCGACAATTTTGAATCGTTTTCTCTTAAAACTTTTCCATCATTGGAAACCACGGGAAAAGGGGGATAATCTTCTGGTTCCAGACTATGTTCCCCCGACCAACGACCGCTGACCCATTTCAGAACATCCGTTAAGCCATGATCTTCGAAGTCCGGGTTGAGATTGCGGAACCCGGACTTTGTATGGTGAGGTTTGGTCATTGCCTTATCCGTGGAACACCCGTTTAAAAAACTAAAAATCATTAAGAGGACAATGGTACCTATTTTTATCATACTTTAGCAACTTAGACGGAAGGAAACAACGGTGTAAAATTTTATTCTTGCAAACATTTAGTTTCGGCGAATCCTTTCAATTAGGCGCGGGAAGAATATGTCAAATTGTCAATATATTGAAACACAACAATTATTGAATGCCTATGCTAATTGGAGATACTGTGTGGATTCCACCGAAGGAAGCGAACACTTTATGGGAACCAATTCGGATGATACGGTACGTTTGCGTGACAAAAGAGAAGACGCGGAAATTGAATTAAGAGTCCTCATTTCCGACTTAAAATCCACCCGCCCGGAAGCTTTGCAGGAATGGGTGGAGATCAATAAAACCTTATTGGAAGCCCCTGCGAACATTCCCAAAACTTCGATGGTTGCGCGTAGACAAGCTGCCAGAGATTGGAAATTCTCCAAAAATTTTTTGGGTGTTACCGTTCGTTACCCTCACCCTTCCAAATACTGGGGAGCTGAAATCATCTAAAGACTCCTGAACGCCAAAGAAATCCTCCTCTTAATTCTTCTTGTCATCTCTAAAAAAGAGAAAACTTTCTTTCCATGAATTCCTTTTTCTTTCTTTTTTCTAAAATCCTTGCGATCTTCCTTTATCCGCTTCCCTTGTTTTTCATTTTCTCTTTTCTATTTCTCTTTGTTTTGAAAGGGTTTCGACAAAAGATCGGCTTCTTTTTGTTGATTTGTTTCTTAGGGATATTTTCCACTTCTTTCCTAGCGAACCATTTGATCCGCTCTTTGGAAAAACCATATCTTCCTGTGGCAATCGAGTCTTTGCCAAAATCCGATGTAGTTATAGTTTTAGGAGGAATGATCCAAACGATTTCTTCCGTAAAAGAAAGACCCGAACTCACCGATTCCGCCGATCGTTTGTTAGATGCTGTGCGAATTTACAAAGCGAAGAAGGCAAAAAAAATTCTATTCACCGGCGGATCGGGTTTACTCTTTGCTGACAAATACAGAGAAGCGGACTTAGCAAACAAGATTCTATTGGATTTGGGTGTTCCCAAAGAAGATATTCTTTTGGAACGAGAGTCCAAAAACACTTACGAAAATGCAGTGGAATCAGCGAAAATTCTGAATGCGCACGGATTTAAAGATATCATCCTTGTGACCTCGGCTTTTCATTTCCGGAGGGCTGCTGGTTGTTTTACCAAACAGGGAATTGTTTTCTATTCTTACCCGACAGATTACCGCTCCTTTTCCACGGATTCGAATGCTTTCGATTTATGGGTCCCTTCTCCCGGTTATTTGGAATTATCCACACTTGCTATCAAAGAATGGGTGGGAGTCCTCATTTATGAGCTGAAAGGGTATCTGTAGAGAGATGGGACATAATAAAGGGGCGATCTTGAAATCCCCCGCCCTGAGATCAGCTTCGCTGATGATTCTTCGAATACTTCTTCGCTTCTATTGGCGCGAAGAAGGGGATTGGGGGTGTGGCTCGTGGGCTGCCGTCCACCACCTAACACAAAATCGAAATTCTGGCGACCACAACTTCGAATTCCAGAAAAATTCTCCCTAAAAGTTCGCCTTTTTGCCAAGAACCCGAGTCCTTTCCTGAAAAATAAGGGTTCGTTCGACTTGACTCAATCCTTAGTTTCTGTGAGCCTGAAAGAAGACTTACCAAGTGAGTCTAATGAATCGGTTATGAATAAAAAATTTATCACACTCCTTGTCCTCATCGGCCTCTCCCTTTCCGGTATCGCTTTTTTCTCCTCCAAGGAGACTTCTTTTCTCCTTTTGGATGCGTCCGAACTTGCGGCAAACCAAGCTCACTACCATGACCAAAATCTGCGGGTACGCGGGTTTGTAAAAGCCGGGAGCCTTATCCGGGAAGGCAAAAAGGCAAAATTCACATTGGAACTGAATGACTTAACGGTTCCGGTTTATTTTACGGGTGCGACCCTACTACCGGATGCATTCAAAGAAGGTGCGCGGGCAAGAGTCGATGGGAAACTCGATAAAGGAGTGTTAGTTGCAACTCATGTGGAAGCAAAATGTGCTTCCAAATATGAAGCAGGTTATGCGGAAGAAAAATGAACAATCTAGGAACCATTCTTCTTGCATCTTCCCTCGCTATTTTATTCTTTTCACTGATTCAAACCGCTTACGGAATTTATAAAAAAGACCGCAAAGCCACGGAACTCGGCCGTTTGGCCCTGATGACAAATCCGGCCATCATCATCCTTACCTTTCTCGTATTATTAACGCAGCTCGTAAGGTCCGACTATAGCAATTATTATGTGGTGATGCATTCCAGCGAACACCTTCCGTTATTCTATAAAATGACCGCCATCTGGTCGGGATCTTCCGGATCGCTTTTGTTTTGGAACCTGATCCTGAACGTATTCACCTTTATCGTGTTATGGCAAACCAGAAAATCCATCCAAGATAGAATTCCCGTGATGAATCTGATACTCGCCGTTCTTTCTGGATTCTTTTCTTTCTTAGCTGTATTTTACGCCGATGCGCAACCTTTCCGCGAATTCCAACCGGAAGCCGCCGCAGGAAGAGGACTCAATCCTCTTTTGCAACATTGGGCGATGATCATTCACCCTCCCATACTTTACATCGGTTATGTGAGTATTTCGATCCCTTTTGCGATCGCCATGTCTGCTCTCGTATCAGGCCAGCTTTCGGAAGATTGGATGAAGTTCATTCGCAAATGGACTTTGTTCTCCTGGTTTTTTTTGGGAACCGGAATTCTTTTAGGATCAAAGTGGGCCTATGAAGAGTTAGGTTGGGGTGGTTATTGGGCCTGGGACCCGGTAGAAAACGCATCTCTTATGCCTTGGCTTTTGACAAGTGCCTTCGTTCATTCCGTAGTGATTCAGGAAAGAAGAGGCATGCTTAAGTTTTGGAATATGATTCTGGTGATCCTGGCATTTCATTTCAGTTTGCTCGGTACTTGGATCACCCGTTCGGGTGTTTTGGAAGGACCTCATAGTTTTTCGAAATCCACAATCGGAACACCTTTCATTTGTTATATTATTGCAAGTTTTGTCTTTTTTACGGGCTTCGTTCTCTACAGAAGAAAAGACCTGGAACCGGAAAGAAATCTGGAAGCAATCACTTCGAAAGAAGGTAGTTTCCTACTGAATAACTTTTTACTCGTTCTTTCCACGGCAGCCATTCTACTAGGAGTGTTTTCTCCACTTCTCTATGGAAAAGAATTCAAAGCTCCTTGGTTCAATTCTTGGGGCGTTCCTGCGGGGATTTTTCTATTACTCCTTATGGGTTCGGCTCCCTTACTCGCTTGGAGGAAAGGGGCAGGTTCGGTATTTTTGGCGACTTTGTTCAAACCGTTCCTGGTAGGACTGTTAGGTGCAGGCCTTTACATTCTATTCTACTCACAAAACTTCACACGGGGAGATTCGGAATACGGAGATCTTTTGAGTGAAGTTTATTCCGTTTTGACCGTCGGAATAGGGATCTTTACAATTGCAGGAATTTTTCAGGAATACTACCGAGGGATCAAAGCCCGTAAAGAACAAAACCCGGAAGAATCCTACTTCTCCAGCGCATTCAACCTTCTGATTAAAAACAAACGCCGGTATGGCGGTTACCTGGTTCATTTCGCGCTGGTTCTCATTTTTATCGGTTATGCGGGAAATGCATTTAAACAGAACACTTCCGTCAAATTTTATTACCAACTCTCCCCTCCTACTTCTCCGGAAGTGGTTTATACTTCCATCGACAAAAGCGTAATCTCCGGTTATCAAATCGAAGCTTCCACTTTAAAAATCAAACCCGTCATGGTTTCCGATAACGACGATAAACCGAACATTCAAAATGTAATCGTATCGCAAGAAGGAACATTCAGTATTTATCGAGGCACGACGAAGGAAGCCGATCTTGTTACGGAAAGAAGGTTTTATCCCCAGATCTCTCACCTAACAGGAGATTTCGAAACACATATCCCGACAAGCGAACCCGCGATTCTTTCTCTTCCCAAGGAAGATTTTTACATCCAATTGGGTGCTATTGAAAAAGCGGATATGAGTTCCGAAAACCCGGATCTGCCTCTTATGTTTATGAATTATTATTTCACGGGCTCCACTCAAAATGAAAAACTCGCGCTCTATCTTCAATTCCCGAAAGAGATCGTTGCCAATCTGGAAATTTGGATCAACCCTCTTGTCAAATTGATTTGGATCGGATCTCTACTTTATTTCCTTACCGGAATTTTTCTTCTGCTACCCATAGGAGAAAGAAAACCCGCAAAAAAGGAAACGGTAACATAGATGAACAAACTTATACTTGTTAGTTTGGGCGAATCCCCCTTACGGGGGTCGGGCTATCCGCTCCAATCTGCTTCGCAGGATTTCCGCTTCTATCCCTTTCGCAAACTTTCCGGAGTTTATAAAGCTTTTATCACGTTGTTCCTATTCGTTTTTTTGAGCTTGTCCCCTTCCGGTTTAATGGCACAAAAAACCACTACTAACCTCAAAGATCCCGCCCAAATCAAATCCTTTCACGAAGCTACGGAACGGATCCGATGTATTTGTCTGCCAAGTCTTCCTATCCAAGCTTGTTCGTTTAACATGTGTTCTGCGTCAAGCTACTTAAAATCCTTTATTGAAAACCGAATTCGGGAAGGAATGAGTTCCGACGAAATCGTAAATAAAATGCAAAACGGATTTGGAGAAGGAATTCTGACTGACTCCGTGGTAAAACATTTTGTGGAAAGCGGAAACCAAGGCATGGTGGATTCCCTTGTCTATGGATTCGGCCCGAAGATTCTAGCGACTCCCGATAGCACTTGGATCAATTTCACATTATTCGGATTAGGTGTTCTGGGACTTGGTTTGATTTATCTGTATTTCACTAAATTCAAGCCCAATCTAAAGAAAGAAACGCCTTCCGGGAAGGCAGATTTAACCACCGATGAAATCAATCGAAAGATAAAGAATTGGGAGAATTCAGAGGGGTAGGAAATCCGGATTCGCGGGTGAAACTGGGTTATGTCACATTATGATCCTTTCTCCCCCACCCTGTTTAGGGTTGGGGGGTGTGGCTCGTGGGCTGCCGTCTACCACCTAACATACAATCAAAGATCTGGCGACCGCAACTTCAAATTCTAGAAAAATTTTCCCTAAACATTCGCCTTTTTGCCTGCCCGAATCTGAATCAAACTGCTTACTAAATTTTGAATGTCCTCCTCCCGAATGGTGGCATTTAAACTCACCCTCAGTCTAGGCGTAGGCACGGTAGGAGGGCGGATTGCACGAACATCCAACCCCTTTTTCTTCAATTCCTCGGAATAGCATAATGCCTGTTCCTCGGATTCCATTAAGATCGGAACAATATGCGAGACGGAAGGAGAAATACTGAATCCGTTCTCTAAAAGATTTCTTCGCAAAATATCTGCTATATGAAGCAAATGAATCCTTTCCTCGTCCATATCGCGCAATATACTCAAAGATTTCAAAGCAGCCGTGTAAATAGCCGGCAACGAAGCGGTGCTGAATATAAAAGATCTCATACGATTCACGAGATGTTCCCGGCCGAGTTTCGTAGTAGCAATGATCCCGCCTTCCAAACCCAAAGATTTCCCCAAGGTATAGATTCGATAATCAATGGATTCGATTTCTTCCTGATTCAAATCAGCGAATGCCATTCCCCGGCCGCCCTTACCGAAAATCCCGAACGAATGTGCTTCATCTAAAATCAGAATCGCATTGTATTTTTTCTTCAGAAAAACTAACCTTTGTAAGTTTGGTTTGTCCCCATCCATACTGAAAAGAGATTCCGATACAATGATCTTTTTTTTTGATTTGGAATCTTCCGAAGAAGCAGCTTTTATCAATTGTTCTTCCAGATGATCCAAGTCCAAATGGTTGTAATATTTTTTGATGGCGCCGGAGATGCGAATCCCATCCAAAATGGATGCATGATTCAAACGATCCGTAAAAATAATAGTGCGAGAATCCGCAATCGTATCGATCAATCCGAAGTTTGCAATAAAGCCGTTTGCGACTGTTAGACTTGCTCCGGAATGCACAAAGGAAGAAAATTCATTTTCCCAATCTTCCATCGTTTGCCTATGACCACGCACCAAACGAGCTGCCGTAGAGCCGACAGTATCCGTATCCAGAGCCTCTTTAAAGGCATGGACAATATCCCTATTTTTGGATAATCCCAAGTAGTCATTGGAGCAAAAATCAATTCCATCAGTTACCTTACATTGCCTGTAAAGGTTCTTCGCGCGAATCGATTTCATTTCCTCTTCGATTTGTTTCCAATGATCGTACATAGTTTACTAAATTCCCGGATGAAGTTTTTTTTCCGATTTCTTTTTGCCTATAGTGATAAATTCTTCTCTTCAGATATGGATTCTTTTCCTTTTTCCGAAAACGATCTTATACGCATGAAAAATGCAAAAAAAATCTCTGCCATCACAGGCGCAGGTATTTCGAGCGAAAGCGGGATCCCTACATTCCGAGGAGAAGGCGGATTGTGGAAAAATTACAGAGCGGAAGACTTGGCAACACCGGAAGCATTTGCCAAAAATCCCGATCTGGTTTGGGAATGGTACGACTGGAGAAGAGGGATTTGTGCGGAAGCTTCACCGAACCCGGGGCATTTAACACTTGCAAAATGGGAGAATCTCGTCCCCCATTTTACCCTGATTACTCAGAATGTGGACGGATTGCACTCCCGGGCCGGGTCTAGGAATTTATATCAAATCCATGGAAATATATTCACTGCAAGATGTCTTGGCTGTGGAAATCTAACAGACATCGATCCGAAAAAACAAAGGGAAGATTCCTGTTCCATTTGCCATTCCAAACTTAGACCGCATATACTTTGGTTTGGCGAAACTTACGAATCAGGTTTACTCGAATCCTGCTTTGAAACAACTTCTTCTTCCGATTTGATATTGATCATCGGAACGAGTGCCAATGTCTCCGTTCCGGCAAGCATGGCAAAGGAAGGAATCCGCAATGGTGCTCTCAGCATAGAAATCAATCCGGAAAGGACTTCATTATCCGATTTGGTCGATTATTCATTACAAGGGAAATCGGGGGAAATTTTACCAAAATTACTGGATGAAATTTATAAATAGAATGAAATGACCTTTATATGATTACGGTTCTACTCTTATTTTTATCGAATATTTTTATGACATTCGCCTGGTACGGCCACCTAAAGTATGCTAAGTCCAACGGAGTATTTTATGTGATCCTATTTTCCTGGGGAATCGCTTTTTTCGAATATATGCTGATGGTCCCTGCAAACAGAATCGGTTACACTCAATACAGACTGGAAGGTTTTCAATTGAAAATCCTACAGGAGATCATAACCATCGTCGTATTTATTTGTTTTGCGACATTCGTACTCGGGGAAAAAATAAAATGGAATTATATAATCAGCTTCGGACTGATCGTGCTTGCAGGTTATTTTGCATTCGCATTTGGAAAAGGATCACAGGGACATTAGGAACTGAACCAATTCTTTTGCGATTGTTTCTTTTGATGAAGGTCCGATTTCCTTCACTACCCCGGAACGGTTGTATATGCGAACAGATGAGTCTTTTTCACCAAATCCTTCCGTTTGGCTGACATAGTTTCCTATGATCCAGTCGATTCCTTTTTTTTCCAATTTTTCTTTGGCGTATTTTTCAAGATCTCTTGTTTCTGCGGCAAACCCGATGCGAACTGCGTTTTTCCAACCCTTCTCTTTCACAAAGGCGGACACTTGTTGCAAGATATCGGGATTTTCCTCCAGTTCCAGAAGCAATCCTTTTTTGGCACCTTCCCTATTGTCTTTCTTTATCTTATGTTCTGCGGTCATGATCGGACGAAAATCGGCAGGAGCGGCCGCCATAACGAGAAGAGTGTCCTCTTCCATTTCCTCAAGCACCGCGTCTCTTAATTGAATCGTAGTTTCGACCGAAATGATTTTCTTTGCGCGATCCACATAAGCATACTTTTCCAATGTATTTCCATGAATATACACCACATCAATATTATGTGAAATGAAGGCTTTTGCAATATGGAAGCCCATTTTTCCGGAAGAGGCATTCGAGATATAACGGACCGGATCAATCCACTCTCTGGTCGGGCCGGATGTGACGATGATTTTTTTGTATTTGGAATTCATAAAAGGAGAAGGTGTGAAAAATTAATTTATATTTTAGAATGAAGCTCTATGATTTTTTCTTCAATGGATTCAACGGTTGCCAATTTCCCATAACCCTCGTCCCCACAGACCACAATTCCTCTGTCAGGTGAAACGATATGAACGCCGTCTTTTTCCAGAAGGGACAAATTTCTCTGAACGGCTTTATGAAGATACATTCCGGGATTCATAGAAGGAGCAACAAGTATCGGGCAAGTCGCCGCAAGATAAGTGGAAGTTACCAAATCGTCAGCGATTCCGTTTGCCATTTTGCCGATTGTATTTGCGGAAGCGGGAACCACTGCAAATACGGACGCAATATTTTTAATTTCAATATGAGCCATCCCGGTATCGAACTCGTTGATTCTCACCGGTTTACCAGTTAACGCTTCAAAGGTGATCTTTCCCACAAAATGTGTCGCATTTTCCGTCATGATCACCCGAACGGGAAATCCTTTTTTGGTGAGATTACGCACGAGTTCACATGCCTTATAAGCGGCGATGGAACCGGAAACAGCGATTACAATTTCTTTTGAACTCAAAATTACCTGTCCTCGCCTGCCAGTTCCTTCTCCGATTCGGAATCCGATTCGTCCGCAAAATCTCCCTTAGGTGTAAATAAAATGGATACGATTTTGTTTCCCTCCATTTTTTTCACCTTTAGAATTCCTTTTTTGATTCGAACGGAACTTCCTTCTTTGGGCATGTCTTCGTTTTTTTCCAAAAAGTATCCTGCGATGGTTCTGACTTCTTCCATATCCGCAGGCTCTTCCCCTTCCAGAATTCCGGTGAGGCTGTCGATTTCCGTTTCTCCGTCGATCAGGATCGGTTTTGATTTTTTAGTAACTGCGGGAGTGTCTTTCTCATCAGTATCCGTTTCATCCCGGATCTCACCGAAAAATTCTTCAATGATATCTTCCAATGTCAAAAGTCCGGCAACTCCGCCGTATTCGTCGATTACGATCGCCATATGTTGCTTTTTTTCTCGGAGTTTGGACATCACTCTTTCGATCGACATGGATTCGGGAACAACGGCAAAATCCCTTTCCATAATCGCTGTTATCTTTTCTTTTTTGCCTTTGCTTGTGGCATGATCGGCCTGCCATTTGAGATATTTTTGAACATGTATAACACCAGTTATCTTGTCCAACGTTCCGTCGTAAATCGGATATCTGGAAAAACTATGTTCGGCGATCAAAGGAAGAATCTTATCAATCGTCGAATCCTGCGAGATACCTACAATGGACAGACGATGAGTCATTACATCTTTCGCAGTATGTTCCGAAAAATCGAAAGTCTTTTGGATGAGGCGCATCTCTTCATTGTCGATTCGCCCGCTTTTCCTTTGCTCTTCAATGATGATCATCAACTCTTCGGGAGAGTGGACGTATTTATCGCCTGTTCGCTGGAGGCGAAAAATAGTAAGAACTCCTCCTGCAAGACGGTTCATCACGAATGTTACTGGAAAAAACAAATAATAGAACAACCACATTGGTCCGGAAACACCCAAAGCGACAGCTTCGGTATTTTGAATCGCAATGGTTTTGGGAACAAGCTCTCCCAAAATCACGTGAAAGAGAGTGATCAGAGTAAAAGCCACTCCGATGGAGATACTATGAATCGTAACCGGTTCCGCAGGAATGGTAAACAGACTAAAGATCCCGCCTACTATCCTTGCAAAATATTCTTCTCCGATCCAACCGAGAAGTAAACTAGCAACCGTTATACCCACTTGGCAAACGGAAAGCATATCGTCGATTTTTCCAATCGCTTTTTTTGTCAAAAGCGCCATGGAACGATTTTCTTTGACCAACTCCTCCAAACGGGAAGGGCGCAAGGA
The nucleotide sequence above comes from Leptospira kobayashii. Encoded proteins:
- a CDS encoding hemolysin family protein, with the protein product MELIGIFLIFLLVFINGFFVASEFAMVSLRPSRLEELVKENRSMALLTKKAIGKIDDMLSVCQVGITVASLLLGWIGEEYFARIVGGIFSLFTIPAEPVTIHSISIGVAFTLITLFHVILGELVPKTIAIQNTEAVALGVSGPMWLFYYLFFPVTFVMNRLAGGVLTIFRLQRTGDKYVHSPEELMIIIEEQRKSGRIDNEEMRLIQKTFDFSEHTAKDVMTHRLSIVGISQDSTIDKILPLIAEHSFSRYPIYDGTLDKITGVIHVQKYLKWQADHATSKGKKEKITAIMERDFAVVPESMSIERVMSKLREKKQHMAIVIDEYGGVAGLLTLEDIIEEFFGEIRDETDTDEKDTPAVTKKSKPILIDGETEIDSLTGILEGEEPADMEEVRTIAGYFLEKNEDMPKEGSSVRIKKGILKVKKMEGNKIVSILFTPKGDFADESDSESEKELAGEDR